The Saccharobesus litoralis genome window below encodes:
- a CDS encoding IS110 family RNA-guided transposase codes for MNTVLQDKDNANSNILYLAFELSAKSWKLGFSNKVKLRQKTIDAGDWNSLLAEIELAKEKLKCTPDCPVFSCYEAGRDGFWIHRALEKENITNYVIDSAAIEVNRRQRQVKSDGVDVKALNRLLIRYCSGDLTAMRPVRVPTIEQEDKRRLQRERGRLIEERGAHSTRIKSLLFLHGIRLANIKDLKTLLPKLKGAVTGYDIPVDTKNELQREYERYVMVDNQVKELEALQKERVTQAQDGSMEKQIEQMMQLKAVGWQTSWYLVAEFFSWRDFKNAKQVGSCAGLTPTPYDSGDSQREQGISKAGNKRVRKVMIEFAWLWLRYQKGSKLSQWFKERFDKGSKRMRRVGIVALARKLLVALWRYLEHGVIPEGAQLTEG; via the coding sequence ATGAATACTGTCCTTCAAGATAAAGATAACGCAAATTCAAATATTTTGTACCTTGCTTTTGAATTAAGTGCAAAAAGCTGGAAGCTAGGATTTAGTAATAAAGTTAAGCTCAGACAGAAAACGATTGATGCTGGTGATTGGAATAGCCTACTTGCAGAAATTGAACTGGCAAAAGAAAAACTAAAATGCACACCAGACTGTCCGGTTTTTAGCTGTTACGAAGCGGGTCGAGATGGGTTTTGGATACACAGAGCATTGGAAAAAGAAAATATCACCAATTATGTGATTGACTCAGCCGCTATTGAAGTGAATCGGCGTCAACGCCAAGTCAAAAGTGATGGTGTGGACGTAAAAGCCTTAAACAGACTACTCATTCGTTATTGTTCAGGTGATTTGACGGCAATGAGGCCTGTTAGAGTCCCGACTATTGAGCAAGAAGATAAACGACGATTACAACGCGAACGAGGGCGATTAATCGAAGAGCGAGGGGCGCATTCAACAAGGATAAAATCTTTACTTTTTCTGCATGGCATACGGCTAGCAAACATAAAAGATTTAAAAACATTACTGCCTAAACTTAAAGGCGCCGTCACGGGGTATGACATTCCAGTTGATACGAAGAACGAATTACAACGCGAATACGAGCGCTATGTCATGGTAGATAATCAAGTGAAAGAACTTGAAGCGTTACAAAAAGAGCGAGTTACCCAAGCCCAAGACGGCAGTATGGAAAAACAGATAGAGCAAATGATGCAACTCAAAGCCGTAGGATGGCAAACCAGTTGGTACTTAGTTGCAGAATTTTTTAGCTGGCGAGATTTCAAAAACGCTAAGCAAGTGGGGAGTTGTGCGGGATTAACTCCAACACCTTATGACAGCGGAGACAGCCAACGCGAACAGGGAATAAGTAAAGCAGGCAATAAGCGGGTGCGCAAGGTCATGATAGAGTTTGCTTGGCTGTGGTTACGTTACCAAAAAGGCAGCAAATTAAGTCAATGGTTTAAGGAGCGCTTTGACAAAGGCAGCAAGCGGATGCGAAGAGTGGGAATAGTCGCGCTCGCGAGAAAATTATTAGTGGCTCTGTGGCGTTACCTTGAGCATGGTGTTATTCCCGAGGGTGCACAATTAACGGAAGGTTAA
- a CDS encoding family 43 glycosylhydrolase has product MRKALNKMAGLACGLLAASLSLHTWAIGNGVYTITSKHSGKMVEVGGASADDGANVNQWSGNGHDTQKWLITGTGNGYYSLINLSSGKAMEVYNFDTNDGGNITQWEYWGGNTQQWSITDRGNGYYSFINRHSGKSLDLLGFDTNDGANIGQWSYWGADAQLWSLQQVGSIESAPWDPSTTNGATSHWPLTGSIVTHDPTIGYDNNLWWIFQTGPGIYGKWSTDGIAWNDAAPIFPSPLSWWTDYVPGNTNNDVWAPDLKRYNGRAWLYYSISTFGSRVSAIGLTSASSVGAGDWRDDGLVVNTTNADDHNAIDPDLIVDKDGAPWLTYGSWNSGIKVKRINPITMKPYGPLYSIAARSGGIEAPTIIYRQGYYYLFTSIGKCCNGADSTYQIMYGRATDIRGPYLDKNGNDLLHGGGEILDSGNSDWAGPGGQDILNTDVIARHMYDKNNNGTPVLFISTLNWDANGWPRY; this is encoded by the coding sequence ATGCGCAAAGCATTAAACAAAATGGCAGGTTTAGCCTGCGGCTTATTAGCAGCCTCTCTTAGTCTTCACACTTGGGCGATCGGTAATGGCGTTTATACCATCACCTCAAAACACAGTGGCAAAATGGTAGAAGTCGGTGGAGCATCGGCTGACGATGGCGCTAATGTTAATCAATGGTCAGGCAACGGCCACGACACCCAAAAATGGCTGATCACAGGTACAGGCAACGGCTATTACTCACTGATTAATTTAAGTAGTGGTAAAGCCATGGAAGTTTACAATTTCGACACCAACGATGGTGGCAATATCACTCAATGGGAATATTGGGGCGGCAATACTCAGCAATGGTCAATTACCGATCGCGGTAACGGCTATTACAGCTTTATTAATCGCCATAGCGGCAAATCATTAGATTTATTGGGTTTTGATACCAATGATGGTGCCAATATTGGCCAATGGTCTTACTGGGGAGCTGACGCACAGCTTTGGTCATTACAGCAAGTCGGCAGCATTGAATCAGCCCCTTGGGATCCATCCACAACCAATGGTGCAACAAGTCACTGGCCATTAACCGGCAGTATTGTTACCCATGATCCAACAATTGGTTACGACAATAACCTGTGGTGGATCTTTCAAACCGGACCAGGTATTTACGGTAAATGGTCAACTGACGGTATCGCGTGGAACGACGCTGCACCCATTTTTCCAAGCCCGTTAAGCTGGTGGACTGACTATGTGCCGGGCAATACCAATAATGATGTTTGGGCGCCTGATCTTAAACGCTATAATGGTCGCGCTTGGCTGTACTATTCAATTTCAACGTTTGGTTCGCGTGTTTCCGCCATAGGGTTAACATCGGCCTCAAGCGTAGGGGCTGGCGATTGGCGCGATGACGGCTTAGTGGTGAACACAACTAACGCCGATGATCACAATGCCATCGATCCTGACTTAATTGTCGATAAAGATGGCGCACCTTGGTTAACCTATGGTTCTTGGAATTCAGGCATTAAGGTTAAGCGTATTAATCCTATTACCATGAAACCGTATGGTCCATTATATTCAATTGCCGCGCGCTCGGGTGGGATTGAAGCGCCAACCATTATTTATCGTCAAGGCTACTATTACTTATTCACCTCGATTGGTAAATGCTGTAACGGCGCTGATAGCACCTATCAAATTATGTATGGTCGTGCCACGGATATTCGTGGGCCTTACTTAGATAAAAATGGCAACGACTTATTGCATGGCGGCGGTGAAATACTCGATAGCGGTAACAGTGATTGGGCAGGCCCAGGCGGACAAGACATTCTGAATACAGATGTGATTGCTCGTCATATGTACGATAAAAACAACAACGGCACACCGGTATTGTTTATTAGTACATTGAATTGGGATGCTAATGGTTGGCCACGTTATTAA
- a CDS encoding IS4 family transposase — MNNPEFIARYKSSPKDFTRNRSLTFSHLVSFLLNFVKGSAAQELDNFFDIIEQINGTYSHVTASAFTQARKKLDPSVFVELNRVLVNQYSQHCRQRWHGFRLLAVDGSTVNLPATKALKAHYNPTDESRKRPLARLSQLYDISHRMTIDACIEGHHTDERTMALSHLPHTQQGDLVIYDRGYPAFYMFAYHRHIGVDFCMRTLSNYNVQVQNFIQSDEKEEMVELHPNRFAIQRCKELGVSIAPLKVRLVRVPLSSGETEVLMTSVDADRLSYEEFQPLYHKRWGVEEDYKIMKSRLQIEQFSGKSQVAIEQDFYAKVLSKNITSLFVNEAQSTIDETLAHRKRRYQINFTAALSVMKQNIIELLQLKDITLKINKLISKMLRHTNAIRPGRSFVRNVKLGAKHHMNYKRPN, encoded by the coding sequence ATAAACAACCCTGAGTTTATTGCTCGTTATAAGTCTTCTCCTAAAGATTTTACTCGTAATCGTTCGTTAACCTTCAGTCACCTTGTCTCTTTTCTACTGAATTTTGTAAAAGGCTCTGCTGCACAAGAGCTCGATAACTTTTTTGATATCATTGAGCAAATCAATGGTACTTATTCTCACGTAACCGCTTCGGCTTTCACACAAGCAAGAAAAAAGCTCGACCCCTCGGTGTTCGTTGAATTAAACCGCGTGTTAGTTAACCAATATAGTCAACATTGCCGTCAGCGGTGGCATGGGTTTCGCTTACTCGCTGTTGATGGCTCAACCGTCAATCTCCCTGCAACAAAGGCACTGAAAGCCCATTACAATCCAACAGATGAAAGTCGAAAGAGACCCTTAGCCCGCTTGTCTCAGCTATACGATATCAGCCACCGAATGACGATTGACGCATGTATTGAGGGACATCATACAGATGAACGTACGATGGCTTTGTCACATTTACCGCATACTCAGCAAGGTGATTTGGTCATCTATGATAGAGGTTACCCAGCGTTCTATATGTTTGCTTATCATCGTCATATCGGTGTCGATTTTTGTATGCGGACGCTTTCCAACTATAACGTTCAAGTTCAAAACTTCATTCAATCTGATGAGAAAGAAGAAATGGTTGAATTACACCCGAATCGGTTTGCCATCCAGCGTTGTAAGGAGTTAGGGGTATCAATAGCACCGCTTAAGGTTAGATTAGTCAGAGTGCCACTATCAAGTGGTGAAACGGAGGTGTTAATGACGTCAGTCGATGCAGACAGATTGTCTTATGAAGAATTTCAACCCTTATATCACAAGCGTTGGGGTGTTGAAGAAGATTACAAAATCATGAAAAGTCGACTTCAAATCGAGCAATTCTCTGGGAAGTCACAGGTCGCTATCGAGCAAGACTTCTACGCAAAAGTCTTAAGTAAAAATATTACCAGCCTTTTCGTCAACGAAGCGCAGAGTACGATTGATGAAACATTAGCGCATCGCAAGCGGCGCTATCAAATTAATTTTACAGCGGCCCTTAGCGTAATGAAGCAAAACATAATTGAGCTTCTTCAACTAAAAGACATCACGTTGAAGATAAACAAACTAATATCTAAAATGCTCCGGCATACCAACGCAATCAGACCAGGCCGTTCTTTTGTTAGAAACGTGAAATTGGGTGCCAAGCATCATATGAATTATAAGCGGCCTAACTAA
- a CDS encoding substrate-binding periplasmic protein has product MSSKLLTLISLGISLMIMLSNSVSAQEITIRHNKVSGVGAKEEYQFGLLKLALSYDKQNTYVYEESSRFLMQARMVEDVAAHSLDVAWTGTSKTLEQKLMPVRIPLYKGLLGHRIFIIRADAQYKFDSVETFEQLKSLTAAQERTWADTAILRDAGIPVIGTRTYENLFYMLEGGRYDYFPRGVHEPWSEVTQYPDLPLTIEKRILVKYPLPAYFFVSKDNPELAQKIKRGLMAAIEDGSFDNYFFNNPMIKDVIRKAHLEDRVVFEIDNPFIPEDTPFDDARLWLHIEDLKKKHNPIAQNSINY; this is encoded by the coding sequence ATGTCATCAAAGTTATTAACGCTTATTTCTCTGGGTATCTCTCTTATGATAATGCTGTCCAATAGTGTTAGCGCACAAGAGATCACCATCCGCCATAATAAAGTCAGTGGCGTTGGAGCTAAAGAAGAATACCAATTTGGTTTACTCAAATTAGCCTTGTCTTATGACAAGCAAAACACCTATGTTTATGAAGAATCCTCGCGATTTCTTATGCAAGCCAGAATGGTAGAAGATGTCGCCGCCCATTCATTAGATGTAGCTTGGACAGGAACCTCGAAAACGTTAGAGCAAAAACTCATGCCGGTGCGCATTCCACTCTATAAAGGGTTATTAGGCCATCGTATTTTTATTATTCGAGCCGATGCGCAGTACAAATTTGATAGTGTCGAAACCTTTGAGCAATTAAAAAGCTTAACTGCGGCCCAAGAGCGAACTTGGGCCGATACCGCCATTTTGCGCGATGCCGGTATTCCCGTTATTGGCACCCGTACATATGAAAACTTATTTTATATGCTTGAAGGCGGCCGTTACGATTACTTCCCGCGAGGCGTGCATGAGCCTTGGTCTGAAGTGACGCAGTACCCCGATTTACCGTTAACGATAGAAAAACGCATTTTAGTTAAATATCCACTACCCGCTTATTTCTTTGTCAGCAAAGACAACCCAGAGTTAGCGCAAAAAATTAAACGCGGCTTAATGGCGGCTATCGAAGACGGTAGCTTTGATAACTATTTTTTCAACAACCCTATGATTAAAGACGTGATCCGCAAAGCGCATTTAGAAGACAGGGTGGTATTTGAAATTGACAATCCATTCATTCCCGAAGACACGCCATTTGATGACGCGCGTCTTTGGTTACACATCGAAGATCTTAAAAAAAAACATAACCCCATAGCTCAAAATTCAATCAACTATTAA
- a CDS encoding aldose epimerase family protein, whose amino-acid sequence MNVSVFAKAAQSLLVVSSLCLVAACTSTLSPKGNPHMIEQQPYGTLPNGEQVTQYTLTNKAGTQVKIISYGGIITSLKTADKNGKLDNVVLGYDTLEDYLADTNYFGALIGRFGNRIGQGKFTLNGETYQLPQNNGDNHLHGGHYGYDKKNWFVTPYIENQQPGLKLQLSSPDGDQGYPGNALIQVNYLLNDQNELVIDYQAISDKATPMNLTQHSYFNLAGQGDILSHELQINASHITPVDDTLIPTGELTSVTQTPFDFRSAKTIGQDINLADQQLKYGLGYDHNFVLDKLAKHALELAARVTEPTSGRVLEIFTQEPAIQFYSGNFLDGSAKGQGRVYQHRNGFCLEPQHFPDSPNKAHFPSTILNPGETYNTRMVYRFSTLN is encoded by the coding sequence ATGAACGTCTCCGTATTTGCTAAAGCAGCGCAAAGCCTGCTTGTTGTTTCAAGTTTGTGCTTAGTTGCAGCCTGCACATCTACACTTAGTCCTAAAGGAAACCCACACATGATCGAGCAACAACCATACGGCACTTTGCCCAATGGTGAACAAGTTACCCAATACACTCTAACTAACAAAGCTGGCACGCAAGTTAAAATTATTAGTTACGGCGGTATTATCACCTCATTAAAAACCGCCGACAAAAACGGCAAGCTAGATAACGTGGTATTGGGTTACGACACATTAGAAGACTATTTAGCCGATACCAATTATTTTGGTGCGCTAATCGGACGTTTTGGTAACCGTATTGGTCAAGGTAAATTCACATTAAACGGTGAAACCTATCAACTGCCGCAAAACAATGGCGATAATCACTTACACGGTGGTCATTACGGTTACGACAAAAAGAATTGGTTTGTGACACCTTATATAGAGAATCAACAACCAGGATTAAAACTGCAATTGTCTAGCCCAGATGGTGATCAAGGTTATCCGGGCAATGCCTTAATTCAGGTAAACTACTTACTCAATGATCAAAATGAATTAGTTATTGATTACCAAGCGATAAGCGATAAAGCCACACCCATGAATTTAACTCAACACAGCTATTTTAATTTAGCTGGACAAGGCGATATTTTGAGCCATGAGTTACAGATCAACGCCAGTCACATCACCCCTGTGGATGACACGCTGATCCCAACTGGCGAATTAACCAGCGTAACGCAAACTCCGTTTGATTTTCGTAGCGCTAAAACCATAGGTCAAGATATTAACCTTGCTGACCAACAGCTAAAATACGGCTTAGGTTATGATCATAACTTTGTATTAGATAAATTAGCCAAGCATGCGCTTGAACTAGCGGCACGCGTTACCGAACCGACATCAGGCCGCGTGTTAGAGATCTTTACCCAAGAGCCTGCAATCCAGTTTTATTCAGGTAACTTTTTAGATGGCAGCGCAAAAGGCCAAGGCCGTGTTTATCAGCATCGCAATGGCTTTTGTTTAGAGCCACAACACTTCCCTGATTCACCGAATAAGGCGCATTTCCCAAGCACCATCTTAAATCCAGGTGAAACCTACAATACCCGAATGGTTTATCGTTTTTCGACTCTAAATTAA
- a CDS encoding LacI family DNA-binding transcriptional regulator, which translates to MPTIKDVAKVAGVSTATVSRVVNGQGKVGEQCRARVTRVIKELGYKLHNDSPNNITTDTQVIGLVTPKISMAFFGLLAAGAEEAAREQGYNLLMCNSSYETSTELKAIESLRNQGCKSIILHSEYSDEEKLIQLCRDIPGLVLINRFISEVSERCVWFDNSSGAQKSANYLMDKGHKDFAIVSSIYQNGDPSARVLGVKQALYVRGIEIDNDLVIESTANIDGGYEATKQLIDSGKPFSAIVAFNDLMAIGAVHALTEAGIKVPDQVSVIGFDDLPIAKACLPKLTTMHYPVEEMAKYAVDLSLSLAKNEPKHSKQTHLFVADLVERASVAQV; encoded by the coding sequence GTGCCAACAATTAAAGATGTAGCCAAAGTAGCGGGCGTTTCAACGGCTACTGTATCAAGGGTTGTGAATGGTCAAGGAAAAGTCGGCGAGCAATGTCGTGCCCGTGTGACTCGGGTTATAAAAGAACTTGGCTATAAATTACATAATGACTCACCCAATAACATCACGACCGACACCCAAGTTATTGGCTTGGTTACGCCTAAAATATCCATGGCTTTTTTTGGTTTGCTAGCCGCAGGTGCAGAGGAAGCTGCTCGCGAGCAAGGCTACAACTTATTAATGTGTAACTCGTCTTATGAAACCTCAACTGAGTTAAAAGCGATTGAATCGTTGCGCAACCAAGGCTGCAAATCGATTATTTTACACAGCGAATATTCAGATGAAGAAAAGTTGATCCAATTGTGTCGCGACATTCCCGGCTTGGTTTTAATCAATCGCTTTATTTCAGAAGTATCTGAACGTTGTGTTTGGTTTGACAATAGCTCAGGTGCGCAGAAATCGGCTAATTACCTTATGGACAAAGGCCACAAGGATTTTGCGATTGTCAGCAGTATTTATCAAAATGGTGATCCGAGTGCGCGGGTACTCGGGGTTAAACAAGCTTTGTATGTGCGCGGTATAGAAATTGATAATGATCTTGTGATTGAATCAACGGCCAATATTGATGGCGGGTATGAAGCAACTAAACAACTGATAGATTCTGGTAAGCCTTTTTCGGCGATTGTGGCGTTTAATGATTTAATGGCCATAGGTGCGGTGCATGCTTTAACGGAAGCCGGCATTAAAGTGCCAGATCAAGTATCAGTGATCGGCTTTGATGATTTACCCATTGCTAAAGCTTGCCTACCTAAACTGACTACCATGCATTATCCGGTTGAAGAAATGGCTAAATATGCGGTGGATTTGTCTTTATCTTTAGCTAAAAACGAACCTAAGCATTCTAAACAAACCCATTTATTTGTTGCCGATTTAGTCGAACGCGCATCAGTTGCCCAAGTTTAA
- a CDS encoding IS110 family RNA-guided transposase: protein MKAFTGIDVSKDKLDVCWLRDVTTNKKKTKVLKNTSKGHEALAEWLLKNTGLTPQEIVITVEPTGVYSEPLMYFLHAKGFILQQANPGKAYKYAQALDLVHKTDKSDSIMLARYGHDRQYSLSHWQPETKEFRELRAMLRRLEALEKDLQREENRFEAADFSSASKRVIESLENMISALKEEINKLTEEIDDHIDRHPDLGKNRDFLLTIKGVGPVISRIMVSLFASKDFKDAKQLSAYLGLIPKMKESGKRAGKTTLSKEGPGYIREKLYMAAVVASQHNPDIRAQKARLLAKGKTKMEALGAAMRKLAQICFGVVKTQTNYQPQVT, encoded by the coding sequence ATGAAGGCTTTTACAGGCATTGATGTTAGTAAAGATAAATTAGACGTGTGTTGGCTTCGTGATGTCACCACAAATAAAAAGAAAACAAAGGTGTTAAAAAACACCTCTAAAGGCCATGAAGCATTAGCCGAATGGTTACTTAAAAATACAGGTTTAACACCTCAAGAGATTGTTATCACCGTTGAACCAACCGGTGTTTATAGTGAACCCTTGATGTATTTTTTACATGCAAAAGGCTTTATTTTACAACAAGCTAATCCTGGTAAAGCATACAAGTATGCTCAGGCCTTAGATTTGGTTCACAAGACAGATAAATCAGACTCGATAATGCTAGCGAGGTATGGCCACGACAGACAGTATTCTTTATCTCATTGGCAGCCAGAGACCAAGGAATTCAGGGAGTTAAGAGCTATGTTGCGCCGATTGGAAGCACTAGAGAAAGATTTACAACGAGAAGAAAATCGATTTGAAGCGGCTGATTTTTCAAGTGCATCAAAACGTGTAATTGAATCATTAGAAAACATGATTTCAGCGTTAAAAGAAGAAATTAATAAGCTCACAGAAGAGATTGATGACCATATTGACCGTCACCCAGATTTAGGAAAAAACAGAGATTTCTTATTAACTATCAAAGGTGTGGGTCCAGTTATTTCTAGGATTATGGTGAGCTTATTTGCCAGTAAAGATTTTAAGGATGCAAAGCAATTATCGGCTTATTTGGGGTTAATTCCTAAGATGAAAGAGTCCGGAAAGCGAGCTGGAAAAACGACCTTGAGCAAAGAAGGGCCGGGTTACATAAGAGAAAAATTGTATATGGCAGCGGTTGTTGCTAGCCAGCATAATCCAGATATAAGGGCACAGAAAGCGCGCTTATTAGCCAAAGGAAAAACGAAAATGGAAGCCTTGGGCGCTGCGATGCGAAAGCTTGCACAAATATGTTTTGGCGTGGTCAAAACACAAACAAATTATCAGCCTCAAGTAACATAA
- a CDS encoding glycoside hydrolase family 97 protein, with protein MTRILWTILCSLMLNACLFDQQHELEINSPNGQLSVIVNNSAQGLTYQVQRQGKPVLEPSKLGIVFEDRAFAQNLNIVSKSKISAVNQQYTLYAGKQSQVDYQANQQTLTVENQQKQQLTIIFNVADDGVAFRYRVEGANQTVKFKSELTSFNFDQTTLGWLQPLAQAQSGWGNTNPSYEEHYQMAIKLDTPSPTGAGWVFPALFNSKMQTQETWLAITEADVSSQFHASHLSHVATNGEYVLSPPTPHEVFTNSSHLAQGPLPLLSPWRVIALGSLETLVNSTLGTDLAAPQIAMDTQFIQPGVASWSWGLLKDDFTRFDVQKDFIDHAADMGWQYTLVDADWDRRIGHHNIAKLAQYAQNKNVGLFVWYNSSGNWNTTSYSPKGALLTSEQRNREFAMLKNLGIKGVKIDFFAGDGQSMMAYYHAILQDAAKHQLLVNFHGATLPRGWQRTYPHLLTVEAVKGFEMITFFQDAADKEASHSAVLPFTRNLFDPMDFTPTTFNDIPGIERKTSNALQLAQAVLFTSGLQHIVETPQGMQNVPSQIKQALSHLPANWDESRFITGYPGKHVVIARRAADTWYIAGINGENTSKALTLDLSFIQDQSLQSFTSDGSQRGFSFKTINASDSTNINMMANDGFLLISQ; from the coding sequence ATGACACGCATTCTCTGGACAATACTCTGTAGCCTAATGCTTAATGCTTGCTTGTTTGATCAACAACACGAGCTGGAAATAAACAGTCCCAATGGTCAACTTTCCGTCATCGTTAATAACTCAGCGCAAGGGCTGACTTATCAAGTTCAACGGCAAGGCAAACCTGTGTTAGAACCATCAAAACTTGGGATTGTTTTTGAAGATAGAGCCTTTGCGCAAAACCTAAACATTGTCAGTAAAAGTAAAATCAGTGCCGTTAATCAGCAATACACCCTGTATGCCGGTAAACAAAGCCAAGTCGACTATCAAGCCAATCAGCAAACGCTAACTGTCGAGAATCAGCAAAAACAGCAACTAACTATTATTTTCAACGTTGCCGACGACGGTGTTGCGTTTAGATACCGTGTAGAAGGTGCCAACCAAACCGTAAAATTTAAAAGTGAGCTAACTAGCTTTAATTTTGATCAAACGACTTTAGGCTGGCTACAACCCTTAGCTCAAGCGCAATCAGGCTGGGGGAATACTAACCCGTCATATGAAGAACACTATCAAATGGCAATCAAGTTAGACACGCCTTCTCCCACAGGTGCGGGGTGGGTTTTTCCGGCATTATTTAATAGCAAAATGCAAACCCAAGAAACTTGGCTAGCCATTACCGAAGCCGACGTTAGCAGCCAATTCCATGCTTCGCATTTAAGCCATGTGGCGACTAACGGCGAGTACGTTTTATCGCCGCCAACCCCGCATGAGGTTTTTACTAACAGCAGCCATTTAGCTCAAGGTCCTTTGCCTTTATTATCACCTTGGCGCGTGATCGCACTCGGTAGCCTTGAAACGCTAGTTAATTCAACTTTAGGTACCGATTTAGCCGCCCCTCAAATTGCAATGGACACGCAATTTATTCAACCAGGCGTGGCTTCATGGAGTTGGGGTTTGTTAAAAGACGATTTTACTCGTTTTGATGTGCAAAAAGATTTTATTGATCACGCCGCCGATATGGGCTGGCAATATACTTTAGTTGATGCCGACTGGGACCGACGCATTGGCCACCACAATATAGCCAAACTCGCACAATATGCACAAAATAAGAATGTAGGTTTATTTGTTTGGTATAACTCATCAGGCAATTGGAATACCACCAGCTATTCGCCAAAAGGGGCGTTGTTGACTAGTGAGCAACGCAATCGGGAATTTGCGATGTTAAAAAATCTCGGGATTAAAGGCGTTAAAATCGACTTTTTTGCTGGCGACGGCCAATCCATGATGGCCTATTATCACGCAATTTTACAGGACGCGGCTAAACATCAGTTGCTAGTTAATTTTCACGGGGCAACCTTGCCGCGCGGCTGGCAGCGCACCTATCCCCATTTATTAACCGTAGAAGCGGTTAAAGGTTTTGAAATGATCACCTTTTTCCAAGATGCCGCAGATAAAGAAGCCAGCCATAGCGCGGTACTGCCCTTTACTCGTAACTTGTTTGATCCTATGGACTTTACTCCAACCACCTTTAACGATATTCCGGGTATAGAGCGTAAAACCAGCAACGCATTACAATTAGCCCAAGCCGTTTTATTCACTTCGGGTTTACAGCATATCGTTGAAACACCGCAAGGTATGCAAAACGTACCAAGTCAAATCAAACAAGCACTCAGCCATTTACCGGCTAACTGGGATGAATCGCGTTTTATAACCGGCTACCCAGGTAAGCACGTAGTGATAGCCAGACGCGCAGCCGATACTTGGTATATTGCCGGAATCAACGGAGAAAACACCAGCAAAGCATTAACCCTAGATTTAAGCTTTATACAAGATCAATCCTTACAAAGTTTCACCAGCGACGGCAGCCAACGTGGTTTTAGTTTTAAAACCATAAACGCCAGCGATAGTACTAACATCAATATGATGGCAAACGATGGCTTTTTGTTGATATCACAATAA